Proteins encoded within one genomic window of Ranitomeya variabilis isolate aRanVar5 chromosome 4, aRanVar5.hap1, whole genome shotgun sequence:
- the CPTP gene encoding ceramide-1-phosphate transfer protein isoform X1, giving the protein MDVTDGRGHRMQDAGGGRRWDSAELTGDVSGQVLDPELGQRCWNMSATEEKFTLREVLVSFKSCLVEDDEDVIVEHYLNGWKGLVRFMNSLGTIFSFVSKDAVNKIQIMENYVKGENGERYRTLKSMVEYELSSDLVDVTKRGSHPESGCRTILRLHRALRWLQLFLEKLRTSSEDSKTSTLCSEAYNDSLANYHPWIIRKTATVAFLALPVRNTFFEVMNVGTAEDVVDMLGEAMPYVSKVYDFTQELYSQHNLLDLP; this is encoded by the exons ATGGATGTGACTGATGGGCGTGGCCATAGGATGCAGGATGCAGGTGGAGGACGGAGGTGGGACAGTGCGGAGCTGACAGGTGACGTAAGCGGACAG GTCCTGGATCCGGAGCTCGGTCAGCGCTGCTGGAACATGTCCGCTACAGAAGAGAAGTTCACGCTCCGAGAAGTCCTCGTCAGCTTCAAGTCTTGTTTGGTAGAAGATGATGAAGACGTGATTGTAGAGCATTACCTGAATGGGTGGAAGGGATTGGTCCG CTTTATGAACAGCCTGGGTACAATCTTTTCTTTCGTTTCTAAAGATGCTGTAAACAAGATTCAGATCATGGAAAATTACGTAAAAGGTGAAAATGGAGAGCGGTATCGGACCCTCAAGTCCATGGTGGAGTACGAGCTCAGCTCTGATTTGGTGGATGTGACCAAGCGAGGCAGTCACCCGGAGTCCGGCTGTCGGACGATTCTTAGGTTGCACCGAGCCTTACGATGGCTTCAGCTCTTTCTGGAGAAGTTAAGAACAAGTAGTGAAGACAGTAAGACGTCCACCTTGTGCTCCGAGGCCTACAATGACTCTCTAGCCAACTACCACCCTTGGATCATACGGAAAACCGCCACCGTGGCCTTCCTCGCTCTTCCTGTACGGAACACGTTCTTTGAAGTGATGAACGTCGGGACAGCAGAAGATGTGGTGGACATGCTTGGAGAAGCCATGCCGTACGTGTCCAAGGTCTATGACTTCACCCAAGAACTGTACTCCCAGCACAACCTTCTGGATCTCCCGTGA
- the CPTP gene encoding ceramide-1-phosphate transfer protein isoform X2 yields MSATEEKFTLREVLVSFKSCLVEDDEDVIVEHYLNGWKGLVRFMNSLGTIFSFVSKDAVNKIQIMENYVKGENGERYRTLKSMVEYELSSDLVDVTKRGSHPESGCRTILRLHRALRWLQLFLEKLRTSSEDSKTSTLCSEAYNDSLANYHPWIIRKTATVAFLALPVRNTFFEVMNVGTAEDVVDMLGEAMPYVSKVYDFTQELYSQHNLLDLP; encoded by the exons ATGTCCGCTACAGAAGAGAAGTTCACGCTCCGAGAAGTCCTCGTCAGCTTCAAGTCTTGTTTGGTAGAAGATGATGAAGACGTGATTGTAGAGCATTACCTGAATGGGTGGAAGGGATTGGTCCG CTTTATGAACAGCCTGGGTACAATCTTTTCTTTCGTTTCTAAAGATGCTGTAAACAAGATTCAGATCATGGAAAATTACGTAAAAGGTGAAAATGGAGAGCGGTATCGGACCCTCAAGTCCATGGTGGAGTACGAGCTCAGCTCTGATTTGGTGGATGTGACCAAGCGAGGCAGTCACCCGGAGTCCGGCTGTCGGACGATTCTTAGGTTGCACCGAGCCTTACGATGGCTTCAGCTCTTTCTGGAGAAGTTAAGAACAAGTAGTGAAGACAGTAAGACGTCCACCTTGTGCTCCGAGGCCTACAATGACTCTCTAGCCAACTACCACCCTTGGATCATACGGAAAACCGCCACCGTGGCCTTCCTCGCTCTTCCTGTACGGAACACGTTCTTTGAAGTGATGAACGTCGGGACAGCAGAAGATGTGGTGGACATGCTTGGAGAAGCCATGCCGTACGTGTCCAAGGTCTATGACTTCACCCAAGAACTGTACTCCCAGCACAACCTTCTGGATCTCCCGTGA